Genomic DNA from Macadamia integrifolia cultivar HAES 741 chromosome 6, SCU_Mint_v3, whole genome shotgun sequence:
atagaaggaaaaagtCTGAGTTTCCTTCAaccatctaccaaaaaaaagagtttCCTGCACCCACAATTAAAATAGTTCATTTTTGTTGTCAGATGGCACTTCGGGAATGGTAAAATGGCATTTCAAACTACTGTCTAGGAAAGGGGCAGAAAATTATGCATCCGAATTATCCCATGACTTACACTCCAACCACCCTTTAGCTGGGTTCAAATCTTTTGCAGTGAGTGGTGAGTGGCAACGAGGATTCAACATCTTTGAAGGTCCCAGCATGCATCCCAGTCATTGGATCTTCATTGCCGCTCACTATCTCACTGTAGAGGAATCTTATGCCCCTCCAACTAAACACAAATACATATTCCAACACCTAGACACACAAACCCATGTGATTAACCATTCCTTGAGGAgaaaccaaacccaaatatTATCACCCTCCATGGGTCAAGACTCAGTGTACATTTGAGGTGAAGGAAATATCTggccatcaggtcgtgctcaaCCCGAACCGTAGAGGCCGTATAGAATTGGTATCAGTGAGACCAATCCTCGATACCCAATCGATCCGGATTGATTACCCGTATCATTTTAggagtaaaacagtaaaaaaatatattttttctaaaaaaaagggataaaaatgaccgatacacaccgatcaTCTCCGATACCAGTACTGATACCGAGAACTAAATACATGGTACAAATTGGGACTGAAACTGATTGACACACTTGGGCTGGGCAGAGCCGCAGAGGTAAGCCCATCCCCGCGGTTGCTAAATGCAAAGTTGGTGGTCGAGCGGCTCGAGCCTCGGGctggcccagcccagcccagtttTCATCGTTAGGGTTTACTCGTGAACACGCTGCAAGCTATTTATTGAGCTCATCACTCCCTTTCTGTTCTAGGGTTTCAGTACGCTTCTCTTCTGCATATCTGTTTATCTCTGCTTCAAGCTATTTATTGAGCTCGTCACTGAGGTTTGTTCTAGGGTTTCAGTTGTTAAAGAGGAGAtttcgattttattttttccttcttcgtttctgttgttttctgTGAGAGATGCATTGacgagaaaggaagaagaatgtaATAGATTGCAGGGTTTTCGGATCCTGCAAGATGAACACCTTCTGGTTCGTATTCACCGAGCATCATCGATTCCTAGATTGTTCTTATTTCAATTCGTTTTGTTTTCAGAGATTTTTATCCGATACCGAGGGACCTATGGAGGAAGTGCTTTATAAAGATGAGCTTTCATCCAAGTTTGCCTTCGAAAATTGAATTATATGAATACAGATTGCCgaatctgattttttatttgccACAAATCGATTCGGTTCTTTTATTAATCCTTCAATTCATACATTTTTAATGCTCGAGTTAATGAAATATGAAAATCGAAGGTCCCAGCAGAGAGGTAGGATCTCCATGATGAGACTTCTCTAACAAAAATAAACCTTCGAAGATGGAGATTGTTTTCAGCCGTTACGTTGGATGCCCAAATCTGTTGCCATTTTGGATCATCTACATCTCGCGGCTATATGCGTTTCTCTGCTTTCTCTtagttttcttcatcttctcattCAATCTCTCTTCCTTGTACGATATTCTAAACTCTTCTGGACCCTGGTTCTCCATTTCCGTGCTCCTCTTCTAAGTTCACCTTCTCCCACCATCTTCTGTTTGTTTCCGCATCAAAATGAACTCTCTCCTCTCCCCAATCTCTTCTTTGAAGTTTTTATCCACATTTTTATACCCATTTCATGACCTCAAATCCAAAGCAAACCCACATCCTATGATCTCTAGATCCACCCAGCAAATTCGTATTCTACTCATAACTTCGAATCCGAAGGAAACCCGTATCTCCAATTATCGAAATCATAGTCCCAAATTCTTCCCTGGAATTAGGCAAACCATACCAGTTATCCCATTTGTCCAGTCACTGATTCTTTTGGAATGATTTCAATTCCAATGTTATACATTGATTACTTGAATTAAGTCATCAAGTAGATTAgaacttgaaatttttttgttccaaacgttgaaaaaaattaatggataaaatatttcatttctCAATTTTCCGATCTTTGAAAACAGATTTTTTCATCCTTCATCCTTCCTGGATAGCATCCAAATCTCCCGAAGGTGCTggtatttttttgctttttgtttttttttttcttttaactgaTGTTGGAAAGCTACCTCACGTCCTCAACATGTACTTCTGTTTGTGGAGGTTATTCACTTTGGCCACAGAATCTCGACTTTGGGTGGATCTTGATTCAAGGGCAGTTCTAGGTAATTGGGGAAAATTGCTAATGTCTAGTTGGAGATGGGCTTTGCAATCGGCAGATTGGCTTGCTTGAGAAGATCCAAAGTGACCCCATTGCCTCTTCTCTTGAAACAGAATTAAGAAAAGTTGCCTGGACAAGAAGAGTTCATCCTCTTCAATGGTTCAATTCAAGATTCCCAATTGATGCACACACTTAAAAGCTTGCAGTGTGACAATCATGTTAACTGAATGCCAATTCCTGGTCTCGTAGTGAATAATTCTAGGTTAACACCAATGGATAATCAAAGCCCTTTAATATCATGCAATCATAAACAAACAAACACTTGATAAATCTTATAGACACATTTCCAACACAAGTTTTTTTATCCTAATATACGCAATCTAAGCCTGATATTCTGTTCTCACCCAAGTTACTAaataatttaccaaaaaaaaaaacaatggttACTAAATGAGAGAGTTTTATAACGTTCATTTTCTCTATTATATGTAAACAAAGAGGAAAAGGGATAATCACAAGTGAATCAAGCAAGCAAGTTTTGCAGTGGTTTGCCTGATGGTAAATGATCTCATTCGAAGGACTTGTTCTTCTCCTACATATGAAAATCATAAACACTTCCCACTACTCGTCAAGATAATCTGAAATACAacagaaacaagaaaaacaaacacCGACCATAATCAACAAAGCAGCAATTGGAGGCAGTTGGCAGCCAGGATGGCCTCCATAAAAACTCCAAAACCCGCATATATAGACAAAGTTCCTCCAGTTTGTCCTCTCAATGTATCTTATCTTAGAAGGAAAACCATGAACTTGATCAAGCATTGTACACCAAACCTAATATATAATAGGTGAAGAATATCAAACACCCAAGCTTTCTAGAATTGTTGCATACTACCTACTCAAGTTTCAGGTAATAGCCTCATCAAAAGCCTTCACTCATTTTCAAAGAGAATCCCACTGCAATGGTGAATTTAGTGTATAAGATGCCTTCTTTTTTCTGCTTCAAAGGAAGTATGATAATTGCTCCTTCTTTCTTGAACCTCCTTCACCATACAACTCATTCCACTGCTTCAGCTCACCCATTATAGATCCCCCAGCCGCAAAACTGGCCGCTACCTGCATTAAATTAATTACATGAAGATGTAgacaatcacatggaaaatgaaaaataccatTGTTCATTTCAAATTTGGCCTTCCACAAATAAGAATTATGTAGTTAAACAAGTCCACTTAAATATTACCTGATTCTTTGCCTGTCTCATGTCTTCCATATTCAATGGTCTGAGGTCAATTACTCTCTCCTCTTTAGGTTCTTCTGTTTCTGGAGCCTCTTCTGAGGTTTTTCCTTTCTCAGCTCTCTGCTTTCTCTCCTACAAGttaaaactcaaaaaataaaaaattggtaaaTTATAAAAAGATTGGCCAAGGGCCCCAAAGAAACACAACAGATGACAATAAtgcccaccaccaccatcaacaGAAACAATAAATGGGCACTGGAAAACAAGAATACCTACCAAATCCTTCAGTTTCTCTTGTTGGATTAGCTCTCTAACAGGCTGATAAGCAGCTGTCGTGCACAAGTTCTGTTTTCAACAGATATTTCCCTTGTCAATGAAGTTTATAACAAATCAAACATGAATGATTTTGAGGTTACATACGAACCTTAAGATCGCTTCCACTGTACCCATCTGTCATGACAGCAAGCTCCTTAAAATCTAGTCCTTCTTCAACCTTCTCTTTTGCCAAAAGTGTTTTCAAGATTAATTCTCTATTCTCAGTAGATGGTAGACCAACCATAATTCTGTTCATTACAGCATGTAAGATCAGTAAATGTTCCATTAAGAAACAATAACACTTATTTGCACAATTATCCATGGGAGAGTTCCACATCCAATTCCTAGAAACAACTTGGAACACTATTGTTAATTACATTACTTTTATCGGGACACTGCACAATGTTTTTGTCTGGATACTAGTTACAGGGCTCAGTTTCACCACTGACAACTTTAACTAAGATTAAGGTGACGGTTTATTTAAGTGGCTTGTTAGGGTTCATATATTTTCCATATACTTAATTTAAGATTTCTAGGGTCAAAACTTAGAAGATAGTGATCATGGAACAATGTATTTTATGTAAATGACATTGGTGGGCAGTATGGTGAATGCAAATTCAGTGACAgaaatttgtaaattttttgcAAACATACCGTCGCTCAAACCGCCTAATGATTGCTTCATCAAGATCAAATGGTCTATTTGTAGCAGCCAGAACAAGGATCCGCTCGCCAGGTTTTGTCAACAACCCATCCCAATGTGTCATAAACTCATTCTTAATTTTCCTCATGGACTCATGTTCCCCAACTCGGGTCCTTTGCCCAAGCATACTGTCAACTTCATCCACAAAAATAATTGTAGGAGAGACCTTTGCTGCAAGGGTGAACAGAGCTCTgacattcttttcatcttccccAAACCATTTTGAAGTGATGGTAGACATGGAGACATTAATGAAGCTTGCTCCAGCCTCATTGGCAATGGCCTTGGCCAGCATTGTCTTCCCAGTTCCAGGAGGCCCAAATAGCAATATTCCTCTGCAAGGTTTTAGAAGTCCTCCTTGGAAAAGGTCTGGTCTTCGAAGGGGGAGCATGATCAGCTCCTGAAGGGATTCTTTAATCTCATTTAGTGCACCAATGTCTTCAAATGTCACTCCAATCTCACTTGCAGGGATGACTTCAGGCCTTATGCGCTTCTCAAATTCATTGTCAGGAGCAACTTCCTGTTGGGAAAATAATTGACTTGCCAGATTACTTCAACACATAGTCAAGGGGAACTTAGGAACTGGGAAAGAAGCAAATCTTGAGGAAACAAATAACCTAGTAGTAATCATGACTTTTGAAAGAAGACTGCCTATAGAAGCATAAGTCATAATCATTAAAGAACCTTGTTTTGATATGAATAAACTGCACTTACAGGCACTTTTAATGGTGGGGCTTGATTTTCCCGATCTTTCACCACAGGAATTGCTCCTTCAGTTTTGTTTCCAGGGGCTTGACCCTCAGCCTTTGATTCAGGCTTCACTCCAGCAGCCTCATCGTCGTTTGATTCCTAAAACcaatggaaggaagaagaataatcAGATCACATTAGGTATCTCAACATCAGTTTCATAACTCCAGAGTTATTCAAGTAAAAAATGAGACAGAACAGACCTTAGCAGTTTCAGCATCTGCTTCCAGTTTTAGGGTGTCTTTGCCACCAGACTCACCTTCCTGGAATATACTCAACCCATGGGACAAGCTGTTCCATTGTTTACCAGTGAGAAATAGAATTGGGACTAAGTTAACCGTAATTAACAATCTATAGAATTATCTGCTAGTCTGACCTATTGGAAGAAATAACAAGCTTGCCGTTTCTGTATTCGGGATCCTTGTTATTCATCAAATGGTAAGAAATCGCCGACACTACAATCTCTTCTATGTATTTACTGAGAACCATAGTGTCTGCAAGGCAGATTGAACCTAAATCATCACAGTCAAGATCATTTGCAGCAAGAACCTCAGTAATGTGGTGTTTGTTATCCTGATACTGGATCATCTTCTTGTCCTCTTCCAGATGTGATTTCCAGCTCACAAGGTGCGTCTCTTCTTCAGGTGGCCTGATTTCTATGTTATAAGGAAATAGAAGGGTAATCCTCTCATCCACTTCTCTGTTGTCATTACCCGGATCCAACATCCGTGAACCAAGGATCAGCACTGGTCCTGATAGATTCCTCAGCATTTTTTGGAATAATGTGTATACTCTTTGTGACCGAAAGAGAAGGTTTTCAACATC
This window encodes:
- the LOC122081748 gene encoding uncharacterized protein LOC122081748 isoform X1 — protein: MEQKHILMSALTVGLGVGVGLGLASGQTVSNWTGGPNSSPNVITGERIEQELLRQVVDGTESKVTFDEFPCYLSEQTRVLLTSAAYVHLKQAEFSKYTRNLSPASRAILLSGPAELYQQMLAKALAHYFEAKLLLLDVNNFSQKMQSKYGSGNKELSFKRSISEMTLERMSNLLGSFSILPPREETKGTLRRQSSGVDIRSREIECSSNPPKLRRNASAAGDISSLASHCAAINPGGALKRNSSWAFDEKLLIQSLYKVLVSESKNNPIVLYIRDVENLLFRSQRVYTLFQKMLRNLSGPVLILGSRMLDPGNDNREVDERITLLFPYNIEIRPPEEETHLVSWKSHLEEDKKMIQYQDNKHHITEVLAANDLDCDDLGSICLADTMVLSKYIEEIVVSAISYHLMNNKDPEYRNGKLVISSNSLSHGLSIFQEGESGGKDTLKLEADAETAKESNDDEAAGVKPESKAEGQAPGNKTEGAIPVVKDRENQAPPLKVPEVAPDNEFEKRIRPEVIPASEIGVTFEDIGALNEIKESLQELIMLPLRRPDLFQGGLLKPCRGILLFGPPGTGKTMLAKAIANEAGASFINVSMSTITSKWFGEDEKNVRALFTLAAKVSPTIIFVDEVDSMLGQRTRVGEHESMRKIKNEFMTHWDGLLTKPGERILVLAATNRPFDLDEAIIRRFERRIMVGLPSTENRELILKTLLAKEKVEEGLDFKELAVMTDGYSGSDLKNLCTTAAYQPVRELIQQEKLKDLERKQRAEKGKTSEEAPETEEPKEERVIDLRPLNMEDMRQAKNQVAASFAAGGSIMGELKQWNELYGEGGSRKKEQLSYFL
- the LOC122081748 gene encoding uncharacterized protein LOC122081748 isoform X2, encoding MEQKHILMSALTVGLGVGVGLGLASGQTVSNWTGGPNSSPNVITGERIEQELLRQVVDGTESKVTFDEFPCYLSEQTRVLLTSAAYVHLKQAEFSKYTRNLSPASRAILLSGPAELYQQMLAKALAHYFEAKLLLLDVNNFSQKMQSKYGSGNKELSFKRSISEMTLERMSNLLGTLRRQSSGVDIRSREIECSSNPPKLRRNASAAGDISSLASHCAAINPGGALKRNSSWAFDEKLLIQSLYKVLVSESKNNPIVLYIRDVENLLFRSQRVYTLFQKMLRNLSGPVLILGSRMLDPGNDNREVDERITLLFPYNIEIRPPEEETHLVSWKSHLEEDKKMIQYQDNKHHITEVLAANDLDCDDLGSICLADTMVLSKYIEEIVVSAISYHLMNNKDPEYRNGKLVISSNSLSHGLSIFQEGESGGKDTLKLEADAETAKESNDDEAAGVKPESKAEGQAPGNKTEGAIPVVKDRENQAPPLKVPEVAPDNEFEKRIRPEVIPASEIGVTFEDIGALNEIKESLQELIMLPLRRPDLFQGGLLKPCRGILLFGPPGTGKTMLAKAIANEAGASFINVSMSTITSKWFGEDEKNVRALFTLAAKVSPTIIFVDEVDSMLGQRTRVGEHESMRKIKNEFMTHWDGLLTKPGERILVLAATNRPFDLDEAIIRRFERRIMVGLPSTENRELILKTLLAKEKVEEGLDFKELAVMTDGYSGSDLKNLCTTAAYQPVRELIQQEKLKDLERKQRAEKGKTSEEAPETEEPKEERVIDLRPLNMEDMRQAKNQVAASFAAGGSIMGELKQWNELYGEGGSRKKEQLSYFL